TGCGGGCGTCATGTCCTTCGCCGTCTGGCTGATTGCCCGGACACCGCTCCCGCTCGCAGCAGCGCTCTCGTGGCTCTCGTCGTGGCTCTGGTGGACCGCGATTCCGGTGCGCCGGAGCCTCGCGGTGGCGAACTTCCGGGCGGCCCTTCCGGGGCTCGTCCCCGGGCCGCCGCTGCGACAGATGCTGCGCGGGATCATCCTCGGGTACTTCGAGCTCTTCCGCGAGCTCCACCGGCCGGGGACCGTGACCCTGGCGATCGACGGCGTCGAGAAGATCGTGGAACGCTCCCGGAGAGGAAGGCCGACTCTCGTCCTCGCGACGCACCTCGGCTCCTACGACCTGATCGGGGGGCTTCTCGTGAGGCGGACCGGGGTCCCCTCGACGGTCGTCGTCAAGGTTCCGCGCGCCCCTGCCCTCGCGGCGCTCCTCGAGAAGGTGCGCACCGGCTACGGCCTCGAGATCCTGCCGAACAAGCGGGGCTCGATGGCGACGATCTACGAGCTCGCCGCCCGGGGCCAGCTGATCGGCTTCTTCCTCGACCAGCGTCTCACGCGCGGGATCCCCGTCCCGTTCTTCGGAAGGCCGGCACTGACCGCCCCGTCTCTCGCCGTCGCCGCGGCGAAGACCGGTGAGGACGTCACCTTCCTCGAGTACTGGCGGGAAGGGGTTGGGCGGCACGGCTGCCGGTTCCACGACCCTCTCTCCGTGACCGGCAACGTCGAGGAGGACACGGCCGCGTTTACGCGTCTCATCGAGGAGGCGATCCGGCGGCGGCCCCACAGCTGGCTCTGGCTGCACGACCGGTGGAAAGGGGCGCCCGAGGGGCGCGCGGCCGGCGACGAAACTCGAGGGTGAAGGGCATGAGTCACGACACGGGTCCCCGTTACACGGCCGAAGAGGCGCTCGCGCGCCTCGCCGACGGCAACGCGCGCTTCGTCCGCGGAGACGCGCGCTTCCCCACCGTGCAGAAGGAAGTCCTCGCGGCGCTCGCGAAGGGACAGCAACCCTACGCGACGATCCTGGGCTGCAGCGACTCGCGCGTCCCCCCCGAGCTCGTTTTCGACGCCGGCTTCGGCGAACTCTTCATCGTCCGCCTCGCGGGAAACGTCCTCTCGCCCGAGGTGGCCGGCACGATGCAGTACGCCGGGACGCACCTGAAGACGCCGCTCTTCGTCGTCCTCGGCCACGAGGGTTGCGGCGCCGTCCACGCCGCCCTGCAGGTGAAGTTCCACGGCGCGCGCGATCGCAGCCGGATCGAGGAGCTCCTGCAGAACATCCTGCCGGCGCTGGACGGCATCGACCCCGAGGCCCCGCTGGACGAGCGGATGCACGCCGCCGTGGAAGCGAACGTCCGGTGGACCCTGCGCCGGATCCGCGCGACGCCCGAAGCGCAGGCACGGGAGGCCGAAGGGATCATGAAGCTCGTCGGCGCGGTCCTGAGCCTCTCGACCGGCGTGGTCCGGTTTCTCGAGGAGTAGCAGCCTCAGCCGGCCATCTTCTTCAGCATGTGGTCGATGACCTCGCTGTGCTCGCGCTGCGGGCTGAACAGGATGACTTCGGCGTCCGCGCCCACCTTCACGGTGTGTCCGGGCGGCCAGTAGAAGAGGTCGCCGTCCACGGGGGATTCCTGCGTGCCGTCGGCGAAGGTGACGGTGAGCTGGCCCCGCAGGACGTAGCCCCAGTGGGGAGCGTGGCACAGGTCGCCTTCGAGCCCCTGGAGGAGCGGTGCGATGTCCGTGCCGGCGCCGAGCGAGAAGTACTCGCCGCTGATCGCGCCGTACCCCGTGGCGTCGCCGAAGTCCGTCTTCTGCCTGGCGACGGCGCCCGGGACGTCGATGCGCACCGGTATGTCTCGCTTGGCGATTCGCATGGTGTCGTTCTCCTTCTTCGTCGTGATCGGCTCGCCGGGAGCGCCTGCGTTCCCGGCACCGGGGGCGAGCGAGACCCTCGCGGACGGGGCTCTCACTCCACCGGGCTGAGGCCCAGCGCCACCCTCCCGGTGAAGGTGGTCTGTCGCGCGCGCGGGAGCGGGTGGAAGAGGCAGCCGTGGACGTCGCGATAGAGCCGCTCGAGGTCGGAGCTGCGGGTGTAGCCGACGCCGCCCGCGACCTCGATCGCGAGACGCACCGTCTCGATCAGCGCGCCGGTGGCCACCGTCTTGCGGGCGAGCGTGCGGCTCGCGAGATCGTCGGTGCCGGCAAACCTGAGGTCGTCGGCGTCCAGGTACGCCGCCGCGACGACGTCGGCCGCGGTCGTGTGGGCGTTGACCATCTCGCCGAGCAGCTGGAACGTGTGGGGCGCGGGACGCCCCGCGACGGCGTCCCGCGCCAGCTCGACCGCGGCATCGGCGATCCCGAGGTAGGCCGACAGGATGAGGGGCATCGCCGCGCCGATCACGACGTTCCAGACGGGGTGCCACTGGTCGGCAGGGCGAATCAGCGACACCGCGGCATCGGGGACGAAGACCTCGTCGAGCACCACGGTGTGGGAGCCGGTGGCGCGAAGACCGAGCGTGTCCCACGTCCGCTCGATGCGGACGCCCTCGGCGCCGAACGGCACCGCGCAGTGCAGCACCTTCGGACCGTCAGGGGCGTCGCCCCAGCGGATGCTCGTCACGAGGACGTGCCCGGCCTCGCACCCGCTCGCCGGAGACTTCCGGGCGTTCACCCGGTAGCCGCCTTCGACCCGCCGGGCGCTGCCGCTGGAGGCGACCCAGTCCGAGGCTCCCGTGCTGATCAGGACGGCACGGTCGGCGACGACCTTGCGAAACAGCGCGGAGGCGTCCACCCCGTGGCGGTGCCGCCAGACCTGCGCGGCGACGAGGTGGCAGTGCATCGAGAACGCGACGGCCGTCGAGGGGTCGCGCCGTCCGAGCTCGCGCAGGAGCCCGCCGACCTCGGCGTGCGACGCGCCGCCGCCGCCGAACTCGACCGGCACGAGGGCGCTCGTCGCTCCCGTCTTTCGAAGGCTCTCGAACGCCTCGAGTGAGATCTCGCCGCTGCGGTCGCGATCGGCGGCAGAGGGCCCGAACGTGTCTCCGATCTCACGGGCGAGCCGGGCCCAGTCGGTTCCCGTCTTCGTTGCGGTGGGGCTGGCGGTCATCGTCATGGAGCAAAGATTGGGACCGGCAGCCGCGTGAAAACAGTCCAAAAACAGGACCTCGCCGGTCCAGAATGAGGACCAACAGAACCCGCTCCACGAGGTGCCGACGTGACGGAACGAAAGGCCAGCTACGGTCAGTACTGCCCGATCTCGCGGGCGCTCGACCTTCTCGGCGAGCGGTGGACGCTGCTGATCGTGCGCGACATGCTCGTCGGCACGACCCGGTTCAACGAGCTCGCGCGCGGGCTGCCCGGCCTCTCGCGAAGTCTCCTGACGCGGAGGCTCCGACAGCTCGAACGGGCAGGCCTCGTCGAACGCGTCCGGAACGAGTACCTACTGACCGGGTCCGGGCGCGAGCTCGAGCCGATCGTGTTCGGGATCGGCGCGTGGGGCGCGCGCTGGACCTTCGGTGATCCCGAGACCGCCGAGCTCGATGCCGAGCTCCTCGTATGGTGGATGCACACCCGGCTCGACACCTCCGAGCTCCCCGGCAGGCGGCAGGTCTTCAGCGTGCGGTTCACCGACGACAGCAGGCGGTTCTGGATCGTGATCGAGTCGGGCTCTCCCTCGGTGTGCACGACCGATCCCGGCTTCGAGGTCGACGTCACCATCCGCACCGACGTCGGGACGCTCTACCAGGTCTGGCTGGGGCGCGTGCCCCTTCAGGACGCACTCCGTTCGGGACTCGTCGCGTTCGAAGGGGCCGCAGCACTCACCCGCCGGATGCCGGTGATCCTCCGGTTGAGCCCCGTCGCCGCCATCGTGAGCGCGGCCCGGGAAGCCCCGCCCTCCCGGTCGCATACGACCTGAGTTCCAACGCTCGAAGACAGTCCGTCTGCGACGCAGGGCGCCTCCGGGCGCCCCGCTCCCTACTTTCGGCCTCGGCCCGCCGCTGCCGCCTCCCGGGCGGCGGCGAGGTCGGCAATCGCCTGGAGGCACTCCCGCGTCTCCTTGTGTTTCTCGCCGCGGCTCGAGACGAAGAGCGGACGGGCCTCGAGGAGGTCCTTCTCGGCGGCGTCGAAGCGGCCGAGGGACGTGAAGGCCTTGCCCCGTCGCGTCAGGAGCTTGGCGACCCAGCGGGCATTCGCACCTTTGAATGCGTTGCGGGCCGCGGGCTCGACGCCGTCGAGGACCTTCACGGCCTCGGCGTTCCTGCCCTGGGCCTGCAGCACGCCGCCCGTGTTGATCGTCGTGATGAACGTGTTGGGATGCCCTTCGCCGAGGACGCGCCGGCACTTCTCCATCGCGTCCCGGTAGTACGTCTCCGCCTCCGCCAGGCGCCCCATGGCTTCGAGGACGACCCCGTAGTTGTTGATCGACGTGAGGGTGTCGGGGTGATCGACGCCGCGGACGCGGCGTTTCTTCTCGAGGGTCTCGCTGAGGACGGGCTCCGCCTCGGCGAGCCGGTCCACGGCCTGCAAAAATCGGCCGAGGTTCCCGAGGCAGGCGATGGTGTCGGGGTGCTCCTCGCCGAGCACGCGCCGCCGCGCCGCGAGCGTCTCGCGCAGGAGCGCCTCGGCCTCGGCGTACTTGTTCAGGTCCTGCAGCAGGAGGGCGAGGTTGTTCATCGCCGCGAGCGTGTTCGGGTGGTCCGCGCCGACCGCTCTTCGGTTCTTCTCGACCGCCTCGCGCTCGTAAGGCTCCGCCTCCGCCAGCTTCCCCTGGTATTGCAGGACGTAACCCATGTTGTTGATCGCCACGATCGTGTCCGGGTGCTCCTCGCCGAGCACCCGGCGGAACTTCTCCAGCGCCTCGCGCAGGAGCGGCTCGGCTTCGACGAAGCGCCCCTGGACAAGCAGCAGGAAACCGAGGTTGTTGACGGCGGTGACGGTCTCGGGAGCCTCCTCGCCGAGCGCGCGGCGGTGCCGCCCGAGGGAGTCGCGATGGACCGCCTCGGCCTCCTCCAGCCGGCCGAGCGACTGCAGGACGAGGGCCAGGTTGCCCTGCGTCGCCAGCGCCTCCCGGTGGTCTTCGCCCAGGACACGGCGCATCTTCTCGAGCGCTTCGCGGCAGAGCGGCTCGGCCTCGGCATGCCGGCCCTGCAGATGGAGCGCGTAGCCGAGGTTGTTCATCGACACGAGGGTGAACGGGTGCTCGACGCCCAGGACGCGACGGCTCCGCTCCATCGCGTCGCGCAGGAACGGCTCGGCCTCGGCCAGCTTTCCCTGCGCGCGGAGGAGGTCGCCCTTGGCGCCGAGCGAACGGAGAGTCTCCTCGCGCCCCTCGCCCAGGACGCGCCTCCGGGTCTCGAGCGCCCGGTCCTGGAGCGGCTGCGCGGCCTCGTAGAGTCCGAGGGTCTTGTAGAGGTCGGCCAGCACCTGGCGGAGCTGCGCGTCGACGGCCGGCTGGTCCGCGAACCGCGTGTCGATCGCCCTGACCGCCGGCTTCAGGATCGTGAGGTCGATGAGGTTGCGGGCCGCGTCGGTAGCGTTGACGCGGCTCCACTGCCCGGAAAAGCCCGCCACCTGCGCCGCGCGGGCCCGTTCGGGCACGCCGGCCTGCGCGAGCGCCCTCTCGAACCCGGCCGTGACCTCCTTCGTGAGCATCCGCCCCGCCGTCGCCGGGTCGACCTGGGCGAGCATCGCCGCCTGGAAGTCGGAGACCTTCCGGAGCTCCCCGGCCCTCATCTGAGCCTGGGCTTCCGCGGCCACGGCGCGGTCGCGCTGGCCGCGCGCGACCTTTGCCTGCCAGGCGAAGGCGACGACGCCGACGACGAGAGCTACGGCCACGGCGGATGCCGCCAGGACGCCGCCCCGATGGCGTCTCACGAACTTGCCCACGCGATACGCCGCGCCCGGTGGCGCCGCGACCACCGGCTCGCCGCCCAGGTAGCGCTGCACGTCCATCCCCAGGGCGTTGGCCGTCGGGTAGCGCCTCTGCCGGTCCTTCTCGAGCGCCCTCATGACGATCCAGTCGAGCTCACCACGGACGATTGCCGACAGGCGTTTCGGGGCCGTCTGCCGCTTCGCGGCGGCGGTCGCCAGCGTGTCGGCGGAGTGGCCGAGGCGCGTGGAGGGCTTCGGCGGGTCGACCTCGCGGATGATCCGCCGCACCTCGGCCAGCCCGGCGGCCTGCAGCTCGCGCGTGCTGAACGGCGTGGACCCGGTCAGCAGCTCGTAGAGGAGGACGCCGAGGGAATAGACGTCGGTGCGCGTGTCGATGTCGAGCGAGCCCTCGGCCTGCTCCGGGCTCATGTACTCGGGCGTGCCGATCATCGCCCCGTCCACGGTGAAGAGCGTCTCTCCGGCAGGCCTGTCCGCCATCGCCTTGGCGATGCCGAAGTCGATGACCTTGGCGTGGGGCTTTCCGTCGTGGGTCGAGACGAGGACGTTCGACGGCTTGATGTCGCGGTGGATGATCCCCTTCGTGTGGGCGTGCTGGACGGCGTTGCAGACCTGGGCGAAGAGCTCGAGCCGCGCCTCGACCGACAGCCCGTTGCGGTCGCAGTACTCCGAGATCGGAGCGCCGACGACGAGATCCATGACGAAGAAGGGGCGCCCCATCGGCGTCGCCCCCGCGTCGATGACGCGCGCGATGTTGGGGTGATCCATCATCGCGAGGGCCTGGCGCTCCAGCTCGAAGCGCGTCACGACCTTCTGCGTGTCCATCCCGGGCTTGAGGATCTTCACCGCGACGCGCCGGACGATCGGCTCCTCCTGCTCCGCGAGGAAGACCGTGCCGAAGCCGCCTTCCCCGAGCCTCTCCAGGAGCCGGTAGGGCCCGAGCTGCGTGCCCGGCCCCTCGAGGTGAGGCACGGCTCGCGCGCCGCCGGTCGCCGCGAGCGTCTCGGCGGACGAGATCGGGCCCGGTGCCCAGGTGTGGTCGACGGTCGGTTCGTCCGCCTGGAGGCTCGCTTCGACGCGGGCTCTCAGCGCCTCGTCGCCCCCGCAGGCCTCGTCGAGATAGTCCTTGCGGGCTGCCGGGTCGGCCAGCGCTCGCACGGCCCGCACGATGGAATCGATCTTCTGCGACACCGTTCCCCCCGTCGTTCGGCCGGGAGGATACCGTCGCACCGGCCTGGTGCAGAGGTCGGGCTGTTTCGCTGGACGGGAACGGTTCGGCGACCTGAATTGCCTGCCTCCGAACCGCCCGACACTTCCGGCCTAGAATTGATCGCCGTGCGCCGCATCGCCCTCTCCGCGGCAGCGCTCTTCTGTCTCGCCGTGGCGGCGTGCGGGTGGGTCGAGGAGAGCCGCGAGGCGGCGAAGCACGACGCGACGGGGATGGAGGCCCTTCTGGCCGCGGAGCGCGGGGACCTCGAAACGCTGAGGGCGGTTCTCGCGAAGGATCCGAAGGCCGCGAACGGGAAGCGCTGGACCTCGGGGACGCGAAAAGGCTCGATGCGCGCGCTGACCGACACCGCCCTGACCGCCGCCGTGAGGGCCCGGAACCTCGAGGC
Above is a genomic segment from Holophagales bacterium containing:
- a CDS encoding cupin domain-containing protein, producing the protein MRIAKRDIPVRIDVPGAVARQKTDFGDATGYGAISGEYFSLGAGTDIAPLLQGLEGDLCHAPHWGYVLRGQLTVTFADGTQESPVDGDLFYWPPGHTVKVGADAEVILFSPQREHSEVIDHMLKKMAG
- a CDS encoding winged helix-turn-helix transcriptional regulator gives rise to the protein MLVGTTRFNELARGLPGLSRSLLTRRLRQLERAGLVERVRNEYLLTGSGRELEPIVFGIGAWGARWTFGDPETAELDAELLVWWMHTRLDTSELPGRRQVFSVRFTDDSRRFWIVIESGSPSVCTTDPGFEVDVTIRTDVGTLYQVWLGRVPLQDALRSGLVAFEGAAALTRRMPVILRLSPVAAIVSAAREAPPSRSHTT
- a CDS encoding acyl-CoA/acyl-ACP dehydrogenase, producing the protein MTMTASPTATKTGTDWARLAREIGDTFGPSAADRDRSGEISLEAFESLRKTGATSALVPVEFGGGGASHAEVGGLLRELGRRDPSTAVAFSMHCHLVAAQVWRHRHGVDASALFRKVVADRAVLISTGASDWVASSGSARRVEGGYRVNARKSPASGCEAGHVLVTSIRWGDAPDGPKVLHCAVPFGAEGVRIERTWDTLGLRATGSHTVVLDEVFVPDAAVSLIRPADQWHPVWNVVIGAAMPLILSAYLGIADAAVELARDAVAGRPAPHTFQLLGEMVNAHTTAADVVAAAYLDADDLRFAGTDDLASRTLARKTVATGALIETVRLAIEVAGGVGYTRSSDLERLYRDVHGCLFHPLPRARQTTFTGRVALGLSPVE
- a CDS encoding lysophospholipid acyltransferase family protein codes for the protein MSFAVWLIARTPLPLAAALSWLSSWLWWTAIPVRRSLAVANFRAALPGLVPGPPLRQMLRGIILGYFELFRELHRPGTVTLAIDGVEKIVERSRRGRPTLVLATHLGSYDLIGGLLVRRTGVPSTVVVKVPRAPALAALLEKVRTGYGLEILPNKRGSMATIYELAARGQLIGFFLDQRLTRGIPVPFFGRPALTAPSLAVAAAKTGEDVTFLEYWREGVGRHGCRFHDPLSVTGNVEEDTAAFTRLIEEAIRRRPHSWLWLHDRWKGAPEGRAAGDETRG
- a CDS encoding serine/threonine protein kinase, with protein sequence MSQKIDSIVRAVRALADPAARKDYLDEACGGDEALRARVEASLQADEPTVDHTWAPGPISSAETLAATGGARAVPHLEGPGTQLGPYRLLERLGEGGFGTVFLAEQEEPIVRRVAVKILKPGMDTQKVVTRFELERQALAMMDHPNIARVIDAGATPMGRPFFVMDLVVGAPISEYCDRNGLSVEARLELFAQVCNAVQHAHTKGIIHRDIKPSNVLVSTHDGKPHAKVIDFGIAKAMADRPAGETLFTVDGAMIGTPEYMSPEQAEGSLDIDTRTDVYSLGVLLYELLTGSTPFSTRELQAAGLAEVRRIIREVDPPKPSTRLGHSADTLATAAAKRQTAPKRLSAIVRGELDWIVMRALEKDRQRRYPTANALGMDVQRYLGGEPVVAAPPGAAYRVGKFVRRHRGGVLAASAVAVALVVGVVAFAWQAKVARGQRDRAVAAEAQAQMRAGELRKVSDFQAAMLAQVDPATAGRMLTKEVTAGFERALAQAGVPERARAAQVAGFSGQWSRVNATDAARNLIDLTILKPAVRAIDTRFADQPAVDAQLRQVLADLYKTLGLYEAAQPLQDRALETRRRVLGEGREETLRSLGAKGDLLRAQGKLAEAEPFLRDAMERSRRVLGVEHPFTLVSMNNLGYALHLQGRHAEAEPLCREALEKMRRVLGEDHREALATQGNLALVLQSLGRLEEAEAVHRDSLGRHRRALGEEAPETVTAVNNLGFLLLVQGRFVEAEPLLREALEKFRRVLGEEHPDTIVAINNMGYVLQYQGKLAEAEPYEREAVEKNRRAVGADHPNTLAAMNNLALLLQDLNKYAEAEALLRETLAARRRVLGEEHPDTIACLGNLGRFLQAVDRLAEAEPVLSETLEKKRRVRGVDHPDTLTSINNYGVVLEAMGRLAEAETYYRDAMEKCRRVLGEGHPNTFITTINTGGVLQAQGRNAEAVKVLDGVEPAARNAFKGANARWVAKLLTRRGKAFTSLGRFDAAEKDLLEARPLFVSSRGEKHKETRECLQAIADLAAAREAAAAGRGRK
- a CDS encoding carbonic anhydrase, which produces MSHDTGPRYTAEEALARLADGNARFVRGDARFPTVQKEVLAALAKGQQPYATILGCSDSRVPPELVFDAGFGELFIVRLAGNVLSPEVAGTMQYAGTHLKTPLFVVLGHEGCGAVHAALQVKFHGARDRSRIEELLQNILPALDGIDPEAPLDERMHAAVEANVRWTLRRIRATPEAQAREAEGIMKLVGAVLSLSTGVVRFLEE